One stretch of Streptomyces sp. R21 DNA includes these proteins:
- a CDS encoding RNA polymerase sigma-70 factor produces MVSTLRDMARTGANVEESTDPDLASVGPEDLEQAAVIFTRVRPRLFGIAYRMLSSATEAEDLVQEVWLRWQNYDRTTVTNPAAFLATTTTRLSINALQSARVRRETYIGPWLPEPVDTSADPYLGAERGNALEVAVLILMEKLSPNERAAYVLREAFDYPYPQIADILRSSEAAARQMVSRARRRVTGERRTPVTVTEQRRLLTAFISAARSGDLAALEQLFAADVTSYSDGNGAVRVSRRPVVGAVRVAKFLMAVADWFWVGVDVQWLSTNGEASALLRRDGTVFAVLTVDASAEGIGQLLWVFNPAKIAALSVTD; encoded by the coding sequence GTGGTCAGCACCCTGCGCGACATGGCCCGGACGGGGGCGAACGTGGAAGAGAGCACCGATCCGGATCTCGCGTCCGTCGGACCGGAGGATCTCGAACAGGCCGCGGTGATCTTCACTCGCGTCCGGCCACGTCTGTTCGGGATCGCGTACCGCATGCTGAGCAGCGCCACCGAGGCCGAGGACCTGGTGCAGGAAGTATGGCTGCGGTGGCAGAACTATGACCGCACCACGGTGACCAACCCGGCCGCGTTCCTGGCGACGACGACAACGCGGCTGTCCATCAACGCACTTCAGTCCGCGCGGGTGCGCCGCGAGACGTACATCGGACCCTGGCTTCCCGAGCCCGTCGACACCAGCGCCGATCCGTACCTGGGCGCCGAGCGGGGCAACGCCCTGGAGGTCGCGGTGCTGATCCTGATGGAGAAGCTCTCACCCAACGAACGTGCCGCGTACGTGCTGCGAGAGGCGTTCGACTATCCGTACCCGCAGATCGCCGACATCCTCCGGTCCAGCGAGGCGGCGGCCCGCCAGATGGTCAGCCGGGCCCGCAGACGCGTGACCGGCGAGCGGCGGACCCCCGTGACCGTAACCGAGCAGCGGAGACTGCTGACCGCGTTCATCTCGGCCGCCCGCTCCGGCGACCTGGCCGCCCTGGAGCAGCTCTTCGCGGCGGACGTGACCAGCTACTCCGACGGCAACGGCGCCGTGCGGGTCTCCCGTCGGCCGGTGGTGGGAGCTGTGCGGGTGGCGAAGTTCCTCATGGCGGTCGCGGACTGGTTCTGGGTCGGCGTCGACGTGCAGTGGTTGAGCACGAACGGGGAGGCGTCAGCGCTGCTGCGCCGCGACGGCACTGTGTTCGCCGTGCTCACCGTCGACGCCTCGGCCGAGGGCATCGGCCAACTGCTGTGGGTGTTCAACCCGGCCAAGATCGCCGCGCTGTCCGTCACGGACTGA
- a CDS encoding ribonuclease H: MIRVMPERVVAACDGASKGNPGPAGWAWVVADGEETPTRWEAGPLGTATNNVAELTALERLLTAIAPDVPLEIRMDSQYAMKAVTTWLPGWKRKGWKTAAGKPVANQELVVRIDELLAGRTVEFRYVPAHQVDGDRLNDFADRAASQAAIVQQPAGSDLGSPQPPAAPDAPAPAATRRRAPSKTPRQGTSTRTLKAKFPGRCLCGRSYAAGETIAKNPQGWGHPECRTAETSGA, encoded by the coding sequence ATGATCAGGGTCATGCCTGAACGTGTTGTGGCCGCCTGCGACGGGGCTTCGAAGGGAAACCCGGGACCTGCCGGCTGGGCCTGGGTCGTCGCCGACGGCGAGGAGACCCCCACCCGCTGGGAAGCCGGCCCGCTGGGCACGGCGACGAACAACGTCGCCGAACTCACCGCGCTGGAGCGCCTGTTGACGGCGATCGCCCCGGACGTACCGCTCGAGATCCGCATGGACTCGCAGTACGCGATGAAGGCGGTCACCACGTGGCTGCCCGGCTGGAAGCGCAAGGGCTGGAAGACGGCCGCAGGAAAGCCCGTCGCCAACCAGGAGCTCGTCGTCCGTATCGATGAACTCCTCGCCGGCCGCACCGTCGAGTTCCGCTACGTGCCCGCGCACCAGGTCGACGGGGACCGCCTCAACGACTTCGCCGACCGTGCCGCCAGCCAGGCGGCGATCGTCCAGCAGCCCGCGGGCAGCGACCTCGGCTCCCCGCAGCCGCCGGCCGCCCCCGACGCCCCGGCGCCCGCTGCCACGCGCCGCCGCGCCCCCTCCAAGACGCCCCGGCAGGGCACGTCGACGCGCACCCTCAAGGCGAAGTTCCCCGGCCGTTGCCTCTGCGGCCGCTCCTACGCCGCGGGCGAGACCATCGCCAAGAACCCGCAGGGCTGGGGCCACCCGGAGTGCCGTACGGCCGAGACGAGCGGCGCGTAG